CAGCCTCCTTAGCTGGTCACTTGGCGGCCAAGGCGACGACAGGGGGAGCCAGGGCGGCCTGGGTCGAAGGTTCGAAGGGGTCGGCGGGTGGCAGAGGTCGCGAGAGACCGTTTACAGAAAAATAAACGTCATCCGCTAAAAGACTCTTTCTCTCGCCTGAGACTTCATCAATAACTCTTAAACAAGAGCAAGAGTCCTTCGTGCGAGCGCGAGCGCGCGACCGCTCAAGCCCGGTCTAAAAACTCGCCCCTATACCTTGCATGTTCAACGAACCCGCCCCGCCGTGACACACCGGTGCCATGCGCAGGCCTGCCTGACCGCTGTGCGCCCCGAGCTGCTGATGTGCGCGAAGCACTGGCGAATGGTTCCTCGAGCACTGCAGCGCGACGTGTGGCGGGAATACCGCCCGGGTCAATGCGATGACAAAAAGCCTTCGAGTGCCTGGAGGGGTGCCGCCTGTGCGGCTATCAACTTCGTGGCCGAAATCGAGGGTCAACCCAAACTTCCGCCGCTGGCGGTCTGAAAAATCATGTCTCTCGACCTTATCCCCAACGAAGTCGCCCGGTACGGACTCAGAGCCGACTGGCACTCCATGAACGTCGTCGTGGTCAAGCGCCGCGGGGCGTCATCGAAGAACGCCGGCCAGGAGTACGAGGAAACGCTGGCGTACTGCCGCGACGTCCGAAACGCTTCGCTCTGGCTGTTCAACCACATCATCCGTGCGAACGGGGCTGACGCCCAGGCGGCCGCGGAGGTGACCACCAGGTCGCTCGCCGACGTCGAGGCCTTGATGGCTGTCGTCGACGAGGCCCAGCGGCACGTGCTGGCTGCGGTCGAATCGCTGGAGACCAACCTTGCAGCGCTGGGGCTCAGCCAAAAGGAGCTCGTGAAGGCTTTGGCGGCCGCGGATACGCCTGCAAAGGCCGACGGCGAATCTTCGGGCCAGTGAGCCTTCGGCGGCGATGAGCGGCGAGTTCTCCTATCGGCTTCGGAACGACCTGTACGAGTTGTACCAGGGGGAGAAGTTGCTTGGCCAGCCCATGCTGGCCGTCTCATTGGCTCTCGATGAGGTAAGCGGTGCGGTGCTTCAGCACGGCAGCCCGGAGCTCGTGGAGCCGTGGGGCATGGACCGCCGCGCCAAGCTTCGAGCCGACAAGAATTCCGCGGAGGCCGAGCGCCTGGTGGTGCTCACCGGCCGAATTCCGGTGGTCGAGCTGAACCGCTGCTTCACCCAGCCTGGGCATGCAGCCGAAGTCCTGGCGCGCGCCAGGGCGGGCACCCTTGAGCCGGAGCCGACAAACAGCTAAGCGGCGTTCAGCAGATAAGTCGCGGCGCTACACGCCGGACCTATGCCCAACTCCATTGAGCCCCGCCCCGACCACCACGGTGGTGAGCATGACGCGCCAGAGCTCCTGCGAGACCGACTTGCAGCTGCTTACGACGACGAGATGCTGTTCCTGGACCCTCCAAGTCTCGACAAGGCAATCGTTGGTGTCGCCGAGCGCATCAACCTCGGGCCGGTCGTCGTATACGACCGGAACAAGCTGGTGCAGGCCTTTGCTGAGGAGGGCATGACCGAGGAAGAGGCGGACGAGTGGGTCTCGTTCAACGTCGAAGGCGCCTTCGTCGGCGAGCGAACGCCGCTTATCCTTTGCTCGGTCGACCCCCTGGCGCCATAAGCTCGGTCATCGGCTTACACCAGAGACGTCGCGCCCCCGAAAAAAGCGCCTCGAAGGTTCGGCATTGAATTTCGACGTGGCGGTGCAGTTGGCGGGCCAGTACTGGAAGTTGCCTTGGCCGGCCTCGTTCCAAGCACCCAGGAGCGCCGGTAGGCTGGAGCATTCCGACGTGGCGTCGAGGGTTGCCATGTCGAAAACCACCGATGCGGGACCGAATAGCCTCAGGGCGGAGCGCCTCGGCCTCAATGCACCCGTTGGCATGTGTCGGCGAAATGCCGCGTGTCCGGAAGAATGCGGAGCTTGCGAGCAAGGCAGCTTTCGTCATGCGGAAAGGTCTTTCGTCGAGAATGTACGACTTGGCATGTTGGTTGTCCTTGGTTGCCGAACGTCCTATAGCCGGCCAAGCCGACGCTCGCTAAACCGAGAAGACCATTTCTAGGAACACCATGGCAGTGAATCTTCCAGTTAGGAAGCTGGCGAAGCTTTGCAACCCCTTCTCGAACCCCTGGACGACCGGCCGCTTCTCGGCACCAGACGTGCGCCGGGCATTGGCAGAGGGTCGCCTACGCTCCGAAGCCTTCGGGATGGCCACTGTCGAGTGGACCTTGACGGAGCACATCGAGCGCATCGCCTTTCTGGTCCACTACGGCTGGTCAGAGGCGGTAGCGGTCGATGTCGGCGTCCCCAGCCTAGGCTGCGTCGTCAATTGGCCCCTGACCGACGGCAACCATCGCCTCGGTGCAGCCCTCGTTCGCGGTGATGACGTCATCGCAGCTTCGGTCGCCGGGGACATCGACTATGCCTTCAGGCTCTTCGGGGTGGACGTGCGAGAATCGGATTTCGAGACCGTGCCGGCGTAGCGCACCCTTCGACGGACACATTTTCTTCTTTTCGATTCCTAGAGGTCCTCGCTCTTGCGGGGACCTCTTCCTTTTGCCGTCCGCGCGCATGGCTACACCATTGGCAAAACAACTTTTCCAAAGGATTTCCATGCGCCTTCATCGCTCCCTCATTTCAATCCTCGCCGCCACCGTTTTGGTCGCCGGCGCACACGCTGCTCAGGAAGGGCTGGAGTCCCAACCTCCGACGCTGCGCCTCGATGCAGCGGCGAATCTGGAGGTCGTGGAAGACACTGCATGGGCCAGCCTGACCGTCGAGCGTGAGGCGCGCGAGGCCAAGGACGCCCAGCGCCAGGCTGCAGCAGCGTTCGCGAAGGTCGTGGCACAAGCCAAGGAGACGTCCGGTCTCGATGTGCGCACGGAGAGCTTCTACACCGGCCCGGTCTACGGGCGCGACGGAAAAATCGCCAGTTGGCGCTCGCGCGGCGAGATTCGCATCGAATCCAAGAACACCAGTGCCGTTGCCCAAGCGGCCGCGGAACTGGGCACTCAAGCGCGTCTGACCGGCTCCGGCTTCTATCTCTCGACCACGGCGCGTACCCAGGCCGAGAAGGGACTCATCGGGACGGCTGTCGAAGAATTCCAGGGTAAGGCCAAGGTGACTGCCCTCGCCCTGGGGTTCCCTCAGACCGAAATCAAGGAAATTTCCATCGGCCAGAGCGGCTACAACCCCCGCCCGCCGGGGCCGATGATGAAATCGATGGCAATGTCGGCCGAAATGGCATCGCGAGCGACTGAGCCGCTGCCCATGGAGCCTGGCAAGGCGACGGTGTCCGTCACGGTGTCCGGCGCGGTCACCCTAAAGCGTTGAGCCATTGTGAACTCCTGAAGCCCCGCTAGCGGGGCTTTTTCAATTCTGGCCCTTCCCTATACGTGCCAGGCGCGCGCTGTCGCCCTCCGCCTGCCCCCTCACGGGGACGGTGAATTGAGCAGCGCATTCAAGGAAAACACACCCTGAGTGCCTTCGTGCATGTCACGCGAGGCGCCTATCGGTAATGCAGGCAATCGACACGAAATGAACGTGATGGCGCTTCGCGCTCATCCACAAAGGAAAACTCATGCTTCACATCTACAACGCACAGTCCGCCAAGAAGGCGGCTCGCTCCCTCGAGAAGTTCGCTACGAGCCTGGGCTTCGAGCTCAAGCATGGCCAGGCGCTCGACGCCCTTGCCACCATGACCGGCTTCCAGAATTGGGCCGCTTTGAACGACAGCGTCTCCCAGGAGGCGATTGACGCCAAGCTGATGCCAGTCGAGCTCGACCACATCGAGGACAACCAGGACGTCACCTATGGACCGGAGTATGCGGTCATGGCCCACAACGGCTTTGAGCTGCGCTACGCCCAAGGGGACGAACCGTTGGACTACGTGCGCATCTGCGACCCACTGGGCCGCGAGATTGCCTACT
The genomic region above belongs to Variovorax sp. PBL-E5 and contains:
- a CDS encoding SIMPL domain-containing protein (The SIMPL domain is named for its presence in mouse protein SIMPL (signalling molecule that associates with mouse pelle-like kinase). Bacterial member BP26, from Brucella, was shown to assemble into a channel-like structure, while YggE from E. coli has been associated with resistance to oxidative stress.) encodes the protein MRLHRSLISILAATVLVAGAHAAQEGLESQPPTLRLDAAANLEVVEDTAWASLTVEREAREAKDAQRQAAAAFAKVVAQAKETSGLDVRTESFYTGPVYGRDGKIASWRSRGEIRIESKNTSAVAQAAAELGTQARLTGSGFYLSTTARTQAEKGLIGTAVEEFQGKAKVTALALGFPQTEIKEISIGQSGYNPRPPGPMMKSMAMSAEMASRATEPLPMEPGKATVSVTVSGAVTLKR